One window of Verrucomicrobiia bacterium genomic DNA carries:
- a CDS encoding Fic family protein: MLKPIRLPEPKFTSPLVISIWELEKLRYDGFEATTPPWLFFDLKQIMHLLESVLSVRIEGNRTTLYSAVEDVIEGQKPTSDEQVIEWRNVQKAIEFIEQNAKQRKIDRAFLSELHKIVVADLSPSNEGSRSPGVFRRGKVKIDKSAYSPPDPVQVTELMDELFEFIDSEIAGNQDLLVTAIAHHRFEAIHPFDNGNGRTGRLLTYAMLTKQRFIDTDGLRLLNPSAIFGVDRRHYFQMLSSADTGTDDGLLGWCEYVVNGIKAEVSRIDKLMDFEFVKRLILGPSIKNATEKGILSKKEKGILEIAIEKERYFQAGDVMHLYGASQSARTMTSRALKKMRDQNLILALPNKKQQYVPRFFNNLLLRGVMQQLNEQKVLPLSFSASDLDKE; this comes from the coding sequence ATGTTAAAGCCGATAAGATTACCTGAGCCCAAGTTTACTTCTCCACTTGTCATTTCTATATGGGAGTTGGAGAAGCTTCGATACGATGGTTTCGAGGCAACGACGCCGCCTTGGCTCTTCTTTGATTTAAAGCAAATCATGCATCTACTCGAGAGCGTTCTGTCGGTACGCATAGAGGGCAATAGGACTACTTTGTACAGTGCAGTTGAGGATGTCATAGAGGGACAAAAGCCTACCTCTGACGAGCAAGTCATAGAGTGGCGCAACGTGCAGAAGGCGATAGAATTTATCGAACAGAATGCGAAACAAAGAAAAATAGACAGAGCATTTTTGAGCGAATTGCACAAGATAGTGGTTGCCGATCTCTCACCCTCAAATGAAGGGAGTAGGTCACCGGGGGTGTTCCGAAGGGGTAAGGTTAAGATTGATAAATCTGCGTATTCACCACCTGACCCTGTCCAGGTGACTGAGCTGATGGACGAACTCTTTGAATTCATTGACTCAGAGATAGCAGGTAATCAAGACCTTCTAGTGACGGCGATCGCACATCATCGCTTCGAGGCAATACACCCTTTCGATAACGGCAACGGTAGAACTGGGCGCCTGTTAACGTATGCCATGCTGACCAAGCAAAGGTTTATAGATACAGATGGGCTAAGGCTTCTGAACCCTTCCGCAATCTTTGGGGTGGACAGAAGGCACTACTTCCAGATGCTTTCTTCGGCCGACACAGGTACCGACGACGGGCTGCTGGGTTGGTGTGAGTACGTTGTCAATGGAATAAAGGCGGAAGTATCAAGAATTGATAAACTAATGGACTTCGAGTTTGTTAAGCGCTTGATTCTGGGTCCATCCATAAAAAATGCAACCGAAAAGGGAATCTTAAGCAAAAAAGAAAAAGGAATATTAGAAATTGCCATCGAGAAGGAGCGATACTTCCAGGCAGGTGATGTTATGCATCTGTACGGTGCAAGTCAGTCTGCGAGAACTATGACGTCTAGGGCCCTCAAGAAAATGAGAGACCAAAATTTGATTTTAGCTCTTCCGAATAAGAAGCAGCAGTACGTTCCAAGGTTTTTCAACAATCTGTTACTGCGTGGGGTGATGCAACAACTGAACGAGCAAAAGGTCCTTCCACTGAGTTTTAGTGCATCAGATCTCGATAAGGAATAA
- a CDS encoding non-canonical purine NTP pyrophosphatase produces MKKILFITENERKIWQAQSTLEPFGIVVEAQKLDIQEIQALDPLDIADAKARTAYEHFKKPLVVCDHAWSIPALKGFPGGYMKDVNKWLVEDDWLALLADKKDRSIILTETVVFIDGDTTKHFSVEFPAHFIHEAHGSTNGHPCERIVAFDGFTETITQRIDAGQHARDMSKSAWQEFGRWY; encoded by the coding sequence GTGAAAAAGATTCTTTTTATAACTGAAAACGAGCGAAAGATTTGGCAGGCGCAGAGTACGCTGGAGCCTTTTGGTATTGTGGTCGAGGCCCAAAAGCTAGATATCCAGGAAATCCAGGCGCTTGATCCGTTGGACATTGCTGACGCAAAGGCCCGGACGGCCTACGAGCATTTCAAAAAGCCGTTGGTGGTCTGCGATCATGCCTGGAGCATCCCGGCGCTCAAGGGCTTTCCGGGCGGGTATATGAAGGACGTGAATAAGTGGCTGGTCGAAGACGATTGGCTGGCACTACTGGCAGATAAAAAAGACCGCTCGATCATTTTGACCGAGACGGTCGTTTTTATAGACGGCGACACCACTAAGCACTTTTCGGTCGAGTTTCCGGCACATTTTATTCATGAGGCTCATGGCAGTACCAACGGTCACCCCTGTGAAAGGATAGTTGCCTTTGATGGATTTACCGAAACTATCACCCAGCGCATAGATGCTGGCCAGCACGCCCGTGATATGAGCAAATCGGCCTGGCAAGAATTTGGCCGGTGGTACTAG
- a CDS encoding alpha/beta hydrolase has protein sequence MTIKRASGFAMAVLGLVTLAGLVPSKASALPKPHCESKTIAVTLSASDPTTYSIVGDLCYRGSPQGKTVQVLGHGTTSSKEYWDFPYQPQKHSYVLDQTNKGFVTFAFNTFGADPSDRPPADQVTVQSNAHTLHQIVQKLRNGSLNGTSFSKVVLVGQSSGGAVAMYESATYADVDGVILSGILHDGALPVEEFTNLLYPASEDPKFANKPGIAGYFTTKPGAGSIFFNTDFAKPKAVKVDEQLKGTVSTDDLNSFFVPLLPGFTTQIHVPVLLAMGAEDNVYCSGGLQCNSAADILARESSHYDTSACLEAMVQPVAGHNLNLHPNAHVFFDAASSWIQQKVGNGSQAPTQPC, from the coding sequence ATGACAATAAAAAGAGCAAGTGGCTTTGCTATGGCCGTATTGGGTCTGGTGACCCTGGCGGGGCTTGTCCCCAGCAAGGCGTCGGCCCTGCCCAAACCGCACTGCGAATCAAAAACCATTGCCGTAACACTCTCTGCAAGCGACCCCACCACATATAGCATCGTAGGTGACCTATGCTATCGGGGATCTCCGCAGGGCAAGACCGTTCAAGTTCTGGGCCATGGCACTACGTCATCTAAAGAATACTGGGATTTTCCTTACCAACCGCAAAAGCATTCGTATGTGCTAGATCAGACCAACAAGGGCTTTGTGACTTTTGCCTTTAACACCTTTGGTGCTGACCCCAGCGACCGACCACCAGCCGACCAGGTAACCGTGCAGTCCAACGCCCACACCTTGCACCAGATTGTACAGAAACTCCGTAACGGCAGCCTGAACGGTACGTCGTTTTCCAAGGTCGTACTAGTTGGACAATCATCTGGTGGAGCCGTTGCTATGTACGAATCGGCAACCTATGCTGATGTCGATGGCGTGATTCTGTCGGGTATTTTGCATGACGGAGCCTTGCCCGTAGAGGAGTTCACAAACCTACTCTACCCAGCCAGCGAGGACCCTAAGTTTGCTAACAAACCTGGCATAGCGGGTTACTTCACGACCAAACCAGGTGCCGGCAGTATTTTCTTTAACACCGACTTTGCCAAACCCAAGGCCGTCAAGGTAGATGAACAGCTAAAAGGCACCGTATCGACTGATGATCTCAATAGCTTCTTTGTACCACTGCTGCCCGGCTTTACCACTCAGATCCATGTGCCCGTCCTGTTGGCCATGGGTGCCGAGGACAACGTGTACTGTAGCGGAGGTCTTCAGTGCAATTCGGCAGCAGACATTCTGGCCCGCGAGAGCAGCCACTACGACACCAGCGCCTGTCTAGAAGCTATGGTGCAGCCAGTAGCTGGCCACAACCTGAATTTGCACCCCAATGCTCACGTCTTCTTTGACGCTGCCAGCAGTTGGATTCAGCAAAAAGTAGGCAACGGTTCTCAGGCCCCTACTCAGCCCTGCTAG
- a CDS encoding class I SAM-dependent methyltransferase — translation MSLLEQATSVEQYNTADMDWEAEGNPDSPVRQFLGRVIGITPIDVEAADVLDVGCGSGWFLQRCAQLDAYSLVGVEPSRYAEMATRLVPRATIYNQTFESFATEESFDLVSMIMSTEHLADLEDAFLRSRLLLRASSMLLVVAGDYDAFRAPRFDYTITEEIKQPGKEAVVRVERPSSFGTTTDILRTVDYWSETAEESGFKVADHQPVFADDQLVEAIPKYEIYKETPVMQLFRFKKEP, via the coding sequence ATGAGCCTCTTAGAGCAAGCCACTAGCGTAGAGCAATACAATACCGCCGATATGGACTGGGAGGCAGAAGGCAATCCCGACTCACCTGTTCGCCAATTTTTGGGCCGAGTTATAGGCATCACTCCTATTGATGTCGAGGCGGCTGATGTGCTGGATGTAGGCTGTGGCTCTGGGTGGTTTTTGCAGCGTTGCGCGCAGCTAGACGCGTATAGCTTGGTTGGCGTGGAGCCATCCAGATACGCTGAAATGGCTACCAGGCTTGTTCCTCGGGCTACCATTTATAATCAAACCTTCGAGAGCTTTGCTACCGAGGAGTCGTTTGACCTGGTAAGTATGATAATGTCCACCGAGCATCTAGCAGATCTTGAAGACGCTTTTTTGAGGAGTCGGCTGCTTCTCAGGGCTTCATCAATGTTGCTGGTTGTGGCGGGCGACTACGATGCTTTCCGGGCACCGCGATTTGACTACACGATAACCGAAGAAATAAAGCAGCCAGGCAAAGAGGCTGTTGTTCGGGTAGAGCGGCCTTCGAGTTTTGGCACCACAACCGACATTCTTCGAACAGTAGATTACTGGAGCGAAACTGCGGAAGAGTCAGGCTTTAAAGTTGCAGACCACCAACCGGTGTTTGCAGATGACCAACTTGTAGAAGCTATTCCAAAGTACGAGATATACAAAGAAACACCAGTGATGCAATTATTCAGATTTAAGAAAGAGCCATGA
- a CDS encoding methyltransferase domain-containing protein — protein MSQIDPAEAQRITLESYNTHIDEYVDKKELLDHDRTAAYWPGVEYFLDQLPPGQTIFEVGSGSGADARRTEAAGFRVQRSDAAESFRDLLQAQGHDVLAYNVLDQPPEKTYKAILANAVLLHCNTDQFRQAVSNLYQGLQSQGLLCLGMKVGDFEGWREKGLSGKRYFKYWQIPDLEQELQNAGFAVGHSYLVSDGGFAVITATKRSSPF, from the coding sequence ATGTCACAGATCGATCCAGCCGAGGCCCAGCGAATCACCCTAGAAAGCTACAATACGCATATAGACGAATACGTAGATAAAAAGGAGCTGTTGGATCATGACCGGACGGCAGCCTACTGGCCAGGGGTAGAATATTTTTTGGACCAGCTGCCACCCGGCCAGACAATTTTTGAAGTTGGCAGTGGCAGCGGGGCTGACGCCCGAAGAACAGAAGCTGCTGGCTTCCGCGTGCAGCGCAGCGACGCAGCCGAGTCCTTTCGCGACCTGCTGCAGGCACAAGGCCACGACGTGTTGGCCTATAACGTCCTAGACCAGCCACCTGAAAAAACTTACAAAGCTATTCTAGCCAACGCCGTTTTGCTGCACTGTAACACTGACCAGTTCCGGCAAGCGGTTAGCAATTTATATCAAGGACTACAGTCCCAAGGTCTGCTATGCCTGGGTATGAAGGTGGGCGATTTTGAGGGCTGGCGCGAAAAAGGCCTGTCCGGCAAACGATATTTTAAATACTGGCAGATCCCTGACCTAGAGCAAGAACTGCAAAACGCTGGGTTTGCCGTAGGCCACTCATACCTCGTCTCAGATGGTGGGTTCGCGGTCATTACCGCGACCAAACGCTCGTCGCCTTTTTAG
- a CDS encoding DUF6766 family protein, translating into MGRWLKEHSLSLVVFGLFAVFLVGHSIAGFRHYNEQQQIHSQPEVTYAEYVTSGDFVESVFENWESEFLQMGMYVFLTAFLYQKGSAESKKPYGKEAFDAEPRASKYAPWPVKRGGWVLKLYENSLSIILLLMFLLSFWLHAAGGARATCEEDQVHGQTDCHTTTQYMHTSKFWYESFQNWQSEFLAVGALVVLSIYFRQKGSPESKPVNTPHNKTGAQ; encoded by the coding sequence ATGGGGCGTTGGCTAAAAGAACATTCATTGAGTTTGGTGGTGTTTGGCTTATTTGCGGTCTTTCTTGTGGGCCACAGTATCGCCGGGTTTCGCCACTACAATGAGCAGCAGCAGATACATAGCCAGCCGGAGGTAACATATGCGGAATATGTGACTTCCGGCGATTTTGTCGAGTCGGTGTTCGAGAACTGGGAGAGCGAGTTCCTACAGATGGGCATGTATGTTTTTCTGACGGCTTTCTTGTATCAAAAGGGCTCGGCTGAATCAAAAAAGCCCTATGGCAAAGAGGCCTTTGACGCCGAACCGCGAGCTTCAAAGTATGCGCCATGGCCGGTCAAGCGCGGTGGTTGGGTACTGAAGCTGTACGAGAACTCGCTGAGTATTATCTTGCTGCTCATGTTCCTCCTGTCTTTTTGGCTGCATGCCGCGGGTGGGGCGCGGGCGACCTGTGAAGAGGACCAGGTTCACGGCCAAACCGATTGCCACACAACCACTCAGTACATGCATACGTCAAAGTTTTGGTATGAATCTTTCCAGAACTGGCAGAGTGAGTTTTTGGCCGTAGGTGCCCTGGTGGTTCTCAGTATTTACTTCCGACAAAAGGGGTCACCAGAGTCCAAGCCGGTCAATACGCCCCATAACAAAACAGGCGCACAGTAG
- a CDS encoding HAD family phosphatase has product MKTRAIIFDCFGVLTTDVWRAFLDNLPAGTDTTEARRLNHAYDAGLISLQDFLEGVQKATGQKPTRVEELLEGTGEVVKNTRLLEYITQLRGRGYKIGMISNIATNWIRDTFLSAEEQALFDHMLFSYELGLTKPDPRIYRLACERLGVEPEEAIFIDDIDRYCAAAEAEGLGAIIYTDFGTVQSQLESLLTA; this is encoded by the coding sequence GTGAAGACGCGCGCCATTATTTTTGATTGTTTTGGAGTACTTACCACGGATGTGTGGCGGGCTTTTCTGGACAACTTGCCGGCTGGAACGGACACCACAGAAGCGCGTCGTCTCAATCATGCCTATGATGCCGGGCTGATCAGCTTGCAGGATTTTCTAGAAGGGGTGCAAAAAGCTACGGGCCAAAAACCCACACGTGTAGAAGAGCTCTTGGAAGGAACCGGCGAAGTTGTCAAAAACACCCGGCTGCTGGAATACATCACGCAGCTGCGGGGCCGGGGCTACAAAATTGGCATGATTAGCAACATTGCGACCAACTGGATTCGCGACACGTTCCTGAGCGCAGAAGAGCAGGCGTTGTTCGACCACATGCTTTTTAGTTACGAACTCGGCCTGACCAAGCCAGACCCGCGAATCTATCGCCTGGCGTGCGAACGTTTGGGAGTAGAGCCGGAAGAAGCGATTTTTATTGACGATATCGATCGCTACTGCGCCGCGGCTGAGGCTGAGGGTTTAGGAGCAATTATATACACCGACTTTGGGACTGTGCAGTCCCAGCTCGAATCCTTGCTAACGGCCTAA
- the mutM gene encoding bifunctional DNA-formamidopyrimidine glycosylase/DNA-(apurinic or apyrimidinic site) lyase, translating to MPELPEVETVKLGLNQLVIGKKVASVNFNWSKSFPNAPEDVRQFLVGAQLLAVRRRAKVLIIELDSKYSLLIHLKMTGQLVFVGTQTRFGAGHPNDSLIGQLPDTSTRVTFTFTDGSFLYFNDQRKFGWVRLVPTAEIPNIDFFKKVGPEPLAADFTVAAFHQRLLRRPGSGIKAVLLDQTVIAGVGNIYADESLWAAKIHPITLVRSLSASQTKTLFIALRDVLELSIAKGDSSDKNYVDAQGKKGSYSSFAKVFRREGQPCERHPDTMIIKLRVAGRGTHICPQCQKVVI from the coding sequence ATGCCCGAACTCCCCGAAGTAGAGACCGTAAAACTTGGTCTGAACCAATTGGTGATTGGCAAAAAGGTAGCCAGTGTTAATTTTAATTGGTCTAAGTCTTTTCCGAACGCTCCTGAAGATGTCCGTCAGTTTTTGGTGGGAGCTCAGCTGTTGGCAGTCAGGCGCCGAGCCAAGGTGCTGATCATAGAACTAGACAGCAAGTATTCCTTGCTCATTCACCTAAAAATGACTGGCCAGCTGGTGTTTGTAGGCACCCAGACACGGTTTGGGGCAGGGCATCCAAATGACTCACTCATTGGCCAATTACCAGATACATCTACCCGTGTCACGTTTACATTCACGGACGGTAGCTTTTTGTATTTTAATGACCAGCGTAAGTTTGGTTGGGTCCGGCTGGTACCGACGGCCGAGATCCCCAACATAGATTTCTTTAAAAAAGTTGGGCCAGAACCACTGGCTGCCGACTTTACGGTCGCGGCTTTTCATCAGCGATTGCTGCGACGCCCGGGCAGCGGCATAAAGGCAGTGCTGCTGGACCAGACGGTCATAGCCGGAGTGGGCAATATCTATGCTGACGAATCGCTCTGGGCAGCAAAGATCCACCCCATCACGTTGGTCCGAAGCCTCTCGGCATCTCAGACCAAAACCTTGTTTATAGCACTTCGCGACGTTCTGGAGCTATCTATTGCAAAGGGCGACAGCAGTGACAAAAACTATGTAGATGCCCAGGGCAAAAAGGGCAGCTATAGTAGCTTTGCCAAAGTCTTTCGGCGCGAAGGGCAGCCCTGCGAACGCCACCCTGATACCATGATCATAAAACTAAGAGTAGCTGGCCGCGGGACACACATCTGCCCCCAATGCCAAAAGGTGGTTATATGA